In Schizosaccharomyces osmophilus chromosome 1, complete sequence, the genomic window CCCGATTTGAATCTCCATCTCAACCAAATTGAATGAAGTCGCAAAAAAACCCTTCCTTTTGGTGGTAAATAATTCGTAAATTTACCagaattttgtaaaagaaaagaaaacaatttttggCCTTGGAAGTTTGCTTTCTAGAATGAATTACTTTGGTACAAGGATAGTGTTACAGAATAGGTGTGCATCAGCACGACCAAAAGTCCTTCGGTCGTTTTCAAGTTGTCAGGCTTTTCTTGCAAACCAAAATGTATCCAGAAATCGTTTGGGACGTCCTGGAaatcatttaaaaataGGTATTGTTGGGATGCCCAATATAGGAAAGTCAACACTTTTGTAAGTGAATAAAGACATTAGGAAGGAATTCTTTCCAATATGTCAATActaattttatttgataataataaaaaaaaaataaagatcTATTCGACTAACGCGAATATTCTAGCCAAATGCTAACCAAGACGAACCTTGGCAAACCGGCGAATTGTGAgtaaaaaatcaattattTAGTAATTACAATCTAATCCTTTACTAACCTTCGATGCAGACCCTTTCGCAACTATTGACCCCGTTTCTGCAAAAGTGCCGGTTCCTGATCCTAGGTACGAGTTGCTATGCGAAAGAATGAAACCAGAAAAACGGATTCCAGCTCAGTTGACAGTTTATGACACTGCAGGGCTTGTACGGAATGCGAGCAAAGGACAAGGATTGGGAAACGCATTTCTGTCCAACATTCGAACCGTGGATGCCATATTTCAACTTGTCAGAGCCTTTCCTGAACCCGATGTCACTCATGTTGAAGAAACGGTGGATCCTCTTCGAGATTTACAAATTATTCAAGAGgaacttcttttgaaggatgCAGAATTCGTAGAGTCATttctaaagaaagaaagccGATCCTCTAAAGTACCAGCTAAAGCGAAGGAAGTCGCAAAAAAGGTTTTACAATGTGTGTTAGATAACGGCTGTCCTGTTTCCAAATGCTCTTGGTTGGACGAGGAAGTACCTTTTCTGAATTCTTTTAACTTGCTTACTGCCAAACCCGTTGTATATCTAGTTAATATGGATGAAGACGATttcttacaaaaaaataaggagCCTCTCCAAAGAATTGAAGCCTGGGTTAAGAAACATAGTACTGGAGACACCATTCTTCCTCTATCTGTCATTTTCGAAGAACAGctttttctgctttcgCCTGAGGAATTGGAAGAGGAATGCTCCAACTTGCACGTTTCTAGTCAGTTGCCCAAAATCATCCAATCTGGATATTCTGCTCTTTCCCTAATGCATTACTTTACGGCGGGAAACAGCATCGTTCAAGCCTGGACGATTCCAGTGGAGACAAAGGCTCCCGACGCTGCTGGAGCCATCCACACAGAtttcaagaagaagttTGTCGCTGGCGAAATCACCGACTTTGaggattttcaaaattatgGTACATTAGAAGCCTGTAAAGCAATCGGAAAGAGTGTTgttaaaggaaaagattATGTTGTTCAACCAGGCGATATTATATATTGGAGAATTGCACGATAAAGCTCTTTCagctttttataaaaaacagTTTGGGCCATGACTACAATATTttgcaaataaaaaatacacccacttttggaattcattttctgtttgtattttaatttgtttactaacgCTTAAGAAGGTGTGCTTAATAAGGAATTACAACTGTTCCTCGACCTCCCTATTTGTTGAGTATAACACGTATATCAGACGTAGGAATAgcaattgttttcaaagtaccaaatttttctctttcaaggtaaattctttattcaatttttcgGGTTTGAACAAGGAAAtcattttatattttagTGAAACATGACTGCAGCTTCTCCGGTAAAAATAGTTGCAGATAAACAAACAGTGCCAAGTCTTGACGACCGGGAGTATCGACTCATACaattagaaaatgaattagaGGTTTTACTAATAAGGGATCCTGAAACAGATAATGCAAGCGCAGCACTTGATGTTCACATAGGAAGCCAAAGTAATCCTAAGGAACTATTGGGACTAGCTCATTTTTGCGAACATCTACTATTTATGGGAACAAAGAAGTATCCAGACGAGAATGAGTATAGGAAGTACTTAGAAACGAATAATGGAATGTCAAACGCCTACACTGCGTCAAACGACACCAACTATTATTTTGAAGTATCACATGACGCTTTATATGGAGCGTTAGACCGCTTTTCTcagttttttattgatcctttgtttttggaagaatgcAAAGATCGTGAAATTCTTGCGGTGGACTCTGAACACTCCAAAAACCTTCAATCGGATGATTGGCGCTTTTGGCGTTTATACGGTGTTCTAAGTCACCAAGACCAtgtttttaataaattcaaCACGGGAAATGTGAAAACACTTGGCGATGTTCCCAAAGACATGGGTCTCGATGTTCGTGAGGAGCTATTGAAGTTTTATGACAAATATTATTCAGcaaatttgatgaaactAGTAATCATTGGTCGTGAACCATTAGACACTCTTCAAGGATGGGCTACTGAATTCTTTTCAcctataaaaaataagtcTGTTCCAAGACCAAGACATCCTGGAAGCCCCTACCAAGAGGAGCAACTTCGTAAAATTTGCTATATCAAGCCTGTAAAAAACCTTCGCCGAATCGATCTGCTTTTCCCTATTCCTGGACAATATTCTCAATATGAATGCCGTCCGGCAGACTATGTTTGCCACCTATTAGGACACGAAGGTGAAGGCTCATATTTGGCATACCTAAAACAATTGGGTTTAGGAACTTCCTTGGTTGCTGGATCTATAACCGTTACAGAGGATGCGGATATCATTGTTGTTTCCGTTTCCCTTACGGAAGAGGGTCTTGCCAACTACGAGCGAGTCATTcgtattctttttgaatacgTTCAACTACTTCAACACACGACAGCGCATAAATTTCTCTTTGAGGAAACTCGAATTATGTCAGAAGCTCAATTCAAAACTCGTCAAAAAACGTACGCTTCACAATATGCTCATTCGGTAGCTAGCAAAATGCAGCAAAGCTATCCTCGGGATAAAATCATATACTCTGCTTCGGTCCTTACCAATTTTGACATGGATGCTATCCAAGATGTGATTGATTGCTTCCGCCCTGACAATTTCATAGTTATTTTGTCCTCTCACTCTCTTGAAAAAGACTTTAAccagaaagaagaattttatGGTTTGGAGTACCTAGTGGAACCCTTAGAATCATCTTTCTTAGAATCGCTTCGTACTTGCAAGCCGCCTAAAGAGCTTCATCTTCCCGCTCCAAATGAGTTTATTCCTTGGTCACTAGAAGTGGAGAGAGAAcctataaaagaaaaggcgAAATCTCCTAGCTTGATTCGAAATGACGAATTCGCTCGTTTATGGCATAAGAAAGATGACACGTTTTGGGTTCCAAAGGCAAATGTCtttattcaatttattTCTCCTGCTGCTAGGAAGTCGCCAAAGATTAGCATTATAACTAGTCTTTACGTCCGACTTGTTGAAGATGCCCTGAACGAATATTCTTATCCTGCTGCACTAGCTGGACTTTCTTTCGTCTTATTACCGTCTAGTCGTGGTATTTCGCTATACCTTAGCGGTTTTACTGACAAACTACACGTTTTATTGGAAAAAGTCGTTACTGTCATGCGCGATTTGAGAATACATTTCCAAAGATTTGATATTATAAAGAACCGACTAGAACAAGAACTGAAGGATTACGATGCTTTGGAGGCTTATCCTAGATCTAGCAGCGTTTTAACATGGCTGACAGAGCACCCTGTATGGATGAACTCTGAACTTCGGGAAGCCATTAAGGATGTCAGTATTGAGGACACTTACCAATTTATTAGCGAATTCACTGAACAAATTTTTATAGAATCTCTGATTCACGGTAATTATGTCAAGGATGATGCCAAAGCACTTATAGAAACTGCTCAAAACCTTCTGAATCCCAAACCTGTATTCGCGTCGCAGCTTACTCGTAAAAGAGAAGTTGTCCTTCCTGAAGGAAGCAACTATATTTACAAGACAGTTGTACCTAACGAGCAAGACAAAAATTCAGCTATTATGTACGCTTTGCAAATCGCTCCTATGGATGATCAGAAATCTGGAGCATTGACTCGCCTGGCTCGTCAACTTATGAAAGAACCTTCTTTCTCAATTCTGAGAACTAAAGAACAGCTTGGTTATATTGTATTTACGCTTCTTCGTCAATCTACTCCTTATATTTATCTGACTGTATTCGTGCAAAGTGAACGAAGCAGTTCTTATTTGGAAACACGAATCCGCGCTTTATTGGatcatttgaaagaatCATTTGCACAAAtatctgaaaaagaatttaatGATCACAAGACAAGTTTGATTAACTTTATGCTAGAAAAGTATACAAACTTAAGGGAGGAAAGTTCTATGTACTGGCTTCGTACTGCTGATGGTTTCTACGACTATACTCGATTGGAAAAACAAGCTGAACTTGTGTCATCAATTACCAAGGAAGAACTATACGAGTTTTTCGTCAATCGTATTCATTACGATGGTAAATTAACGAATAAGCTCTCCGTGCATGTTATATCCCAACGGTGTGAAGATCAAGAGTACGAAATTCCTGGAGCTGAAACTATTAAAAATGGAAATATCTTTAAGGAAAGTCTACCTTTCAGCAAAGCTGCTGCACCTATTGAACCTTTTAGTGATATAGATGAAGCCCTCTTTATGAACTAAGGGATGTTCCATTGAACACGTAGATTTAATTCAGAAAGTGTATGAAATCTTTaccttcttttatttaattttcttctgaattttgattcttacttttggttttctaCACCTCGCTAAAATGCGTTCTACTTCCCTATTCTTGTCCTACACCAGGATTGACCAAGTGCGAATGtgaagaaatcaaaacagGAGGGACTGTACAAATTCACTGGGATTTTCCCAAGAAATTTGCTCAAAATGTCGTCCAAATTAATGTCTATGAAGGTAAGCTTACGGCGAGAAGTTAAAAAGTGATTAACCTTATGTATTGACAGTTTATGCAAAAAGCCCGGGGGATAGATCCAAGGCAAACAGAAGAGGAATTGTCCAAGCCAATTGTGACGGACGAACATTGgtcattaaaaaaagctCCTGATGCTCCTTCCAACAAAAGTGCCTGTAAATTCGAGTATGAGTCTAGTTATGGAAGCTTGATATCGGAATCCGAGGATAAAGGCAACACACAAGAGACAGATGGTCCTGCCGTTGCTGGAAGAGCTAGCTTTGGATTATTCAACAAAGAATTGGAaggaaacaagaaagagtctgctgaaaatgaagagaatGACGAAGAACAAGAGTCTGATGCACCTTACAAAATGGAGGGCTTAGAAACAACTGAGCGGGAAAGACGCAACCAAGAAAGACTCTCCAAGATGGTTCGAGGAAAATCAAGTACTCAAGTCAAGCCCAAGAACGATGGCCATAAAAAACGGAAGGCAACGGATATGGATCGCGATATTATATCTTTAGATACTGAAAAAAGTGAAGCGACTGCGAAGcccaaaaagaagaaaaacaaaagcaagaaaaagaaaaattgaattgcTCGTAAGAATGTCCTACGCTACTctcatatttatttttatttcgtgTACGTCGCACGTTCACATAAGTTGTTCTccatttaaaaaaactttattttataGAATATTTTACTCATGAGAAGGGCTTTCGGTTTGGTTCATAGTCTGCATGACGGATGATGGTTGGCTTAGTTTTGAAATGATATAACATTAATCATCTATGACAGCAAAACAGAATTTATTACTGTATCTCTAGGGTAAAGTGTAATGGGTAGCAGATATGTGCGAGTAAGGAAGGctgcaaaaaagaaagagaaaatctGAAAAGACATGCGTTTTTGTAGATTCGTTTAGGGTGCTTAGAGTTGCATATCTCTTTGTTCCGGAACAGGAGTTATAAGCCTTTATTTTAGttagtaaaaagaaaaaccgaGGTTTTGACACATACTTGTCATTTACGACACCACTCTTCAAGTTTTCGAGGCTAAAAGTTTCCATCTTATGTTGAGTTTCCAAAGAATTGGTACCCAAgtgaggaagaagaatgaCATCTGGATTTTCAATAAGACCAGGATGAACTTGTGGTTCATTCTCATATACATCAAGTCCGGCGGAATAAACGACGCCTTCCTTCAAGGCGTCAACAAGAGCTTCCTCATCCATTACGGGGCCACGGGCAGTATTAACAATGATAATACCGcgtttcatctttttgaattcttctttgccTATGATGTGATGTGTGTGCTTGTTCAACGGCAAGCTTAAATACAAGACATCAGACTGGGCCAAAAGCTCGTTGAATTGGACATATTTCGCACCGCCAgcatctttttcattaagaGGATGACGGTTGTAATAGATAATATTCATGTCGAATGCACGAGCACGCTTTGCTACTGTTCTGCCAATGCCACCCATACCGAGGATACCAAGGGTCTTTCCTTCAGGATCATGAGAAGGCTGCCGACAGTCATGGTTCCAGCGTCTTTCTCGTAAGCTAAAAAGTCCTTGGTTAAAGCGACGGAACGCGCCAAGCATCAAAAAAATGCCCGTATCAGCCGTTGCATCGTCTACAGCGAGAGGACAGTTTGCGACTCGAATTCCGCGTTTTGTACAAGCATCCACATTCACAGTTTCGTAGCCAGCACCAATGTGACAGATGAACTTCACAGACGAAGGAAGATGCTCAATGACTTCTTCGTCGAATATGCCCATGAAGAACTTACTTTTGAAAGTACGAATAATCGCCTTGACGTCTTGAAACTCggttttgcattttttataaaactCTTCACGACTTTCATCGGAGAACACCTAAACATCATTGTTAGCAAACAATGGCAAACGATTGCTATACAGCTTTGGTCCCATGTTCAATGAAAGTGAGTCCTTAAAGGTACCTAAACTGGACTACATACCTTTAAATCAGCATGTTCGCTAAGAGCTTTCCACTCTTTATGGGCATGTGGTAAAGAACCGACCAAAAGAACGGAAGGCTTCGTAGATGAGGATGGCATAGTGGAGGTGATGAGAGAGCGACAAAAACCAATTAACTATAAAACCAGCGATTATGCTAAGGGTACGTAGACTGTAGAGGTAAGTTCTTTGAGGTGAGCTTGGataattttactttttaattGTCTAGATAGTTAAGAGATAGCGTAAACAATATCTTACCAGCCATTGGAACTCCACAGCTAAATTTCAGAAatagaaggaaaaatataGCAAATTCTTTTAAGCAAAGCCTCATCCTTTGCAGAAGCTAATTATcatcttttggttttttgtACGATTGAATACAAGCAGCCAAAGTAATTGTTTACGAGTTTGAACAGGTATGTACTACGAAATCTTTCATAGttaaaatttcttttcctctttaGTCTGGTGTGATACAACGAGGTCTGGTCGAAAAGTACAAAGGCCAGAAGGTActttggaagcaaaaaagcaactttACAGAAAGGGTGTTAGTTAGCATAATATCAAAGACAAACAAGATTCTAATACAATGACAAATTATGGACTTCTATTGTAAATGGTTTGTTGTTGTAAATACTTTAAGGAGCATTGACTTGCTTCTGAGCAAGCAAAACTTGAACCGGCCGGCCATCTTCAATGAAaccaatttcttcttttaaaattttcatGGAAGGTGAAGAAGACCTTACGAGTTGTGCAGCCTCCCCTAGCTCGAGCCGGTGTTCTTGACCTTTGGGATACTCATAGTCATGAATGCCATCATTCACAAAGGTacaaagaaacagaaaccCATTATCACAAAGTAACTGATCAGTCTGGGTTAAGAGCAATCGATGCAAGAATCGAATTTGGACGACCAAGTCATATTTTTCATCCTGCAGACTGGATTCTGTAACCGAAAAAGTCCCAAATAGTTTTACAAGGTCTAAAGTCGAAAGCTCTGGAATATTGGTATCTCTCTTTCCTTCTATATTGTAGCATTTCCATTTGCCTACTGGATCCATTTTAGCGATTTGTCTATGTTCAATGCGGTCTTCATATCCCAACGTTTCAAATAGACTTGAGAACCTATAAATGGCTCGCTTTTCTGCATCCACACCCGTAACCTTGTATCgaattttgctttctctCGAGCATAACCACGCCAAATCTCTACCGGAACCGCATCCAATGTCTAGCGCTCGTGCCTCTGATTTACTTAAGCTCTCCTCAATCACTGGTATTGTCTCTTTAAAATGAGGACTGGGTTCAAACAAcaatcttttgctttctccTTGTTCGATCAAGCCCTTTTGCTCGATCCATTGCCAGAATTCAGTGTTTGCACGTATGGATCCTTCAATTTTCCATCCTTTCTGTCGTAACTGTTCAGAACAAGAATCCCCTTCTTCATCGTCAATATAGGTACCATCTTGTTCTAAGACCACAAATCCTTCCTGCTTCGCTGGTAATTGAAACCAGCAACCTGCAATGCTAGTACTAGGGATATTTACAGACCCATATAGATGTCGAATTTGAAATTCCTTTCGTGGTCGCACGTCCAAACATTTAAGTCTTCCTTGAGCGATGAAGCTCACCCACCGAACAGTATCCTTCGATATCAACCCAGCTACTTTTTCCatgcttccttttccttttttttcctatagttattttttgaaaaatttttccAAGCTTATTTCTAGATTAGGCACTTCTAAGTGATTTTCAATTATATTGTATATTAGATTCGTAGCTAGGTGCACATATACGTTCGCAAAACGAGTAAGCTAATAGTAATGCAAGCACATATCATTTGAAATTATATGCAACAAAGATGACTTTTAGCAAATCTTGTAAATACCgttgaacaaaatcatACGGAAGGTTCAATTTGAGATATTAAAGGGTTGTTTACTCGAAACttacaaaacttttctctCCCATTGGATTACTCTACTGGTAAATTCGTTTGGTTTCTGGTAATATGTTCacttgttttttcatataAACATTCTCCTACCTATGGATTCAATATCTTCATATCGTctgaatttcttttcgatGAGTCGAAAGGACATTATTCCTgcgtaaaaaaaaatttaccATACATGGTGGATGACTGTACAACAAGGTTTAATTAAGTAatcatttcttcaaattgaaaaagatcTAACAAGAAGGACCCTATTGCATTCCACATTTGGGGCCCtgcaaaaaaataagtcaTAACGGTCTCgttataaattttatttatttatagaTATTGCTTGTGCTAATAACCTTTTGGGTCTAGCTGTACAAGATTTAAAAGGTCGAGTATAATAGAGGTCCAAACAGTTCATAATTAAATCTCaaaaatcagaaaaaaaagtcattaATTCGTTACTATGCCGATGAGAGTGAATCCCCTTAAAagattaaataaattaacGGCATTACACTCTTTGGCTCTAAAGAGCTGTAAATATCCATTCACTCAAACGATGATATATCGCAAGACTAGCATTATGATAGCTTATAGAATGAGCGCTGTCTGGAAAAACAGCCATATCATAATTGTAGCAATTTGCAAGGTTTAATTGGTCCATGAAATGCATCACATGTTGAAAATGTACATTATCATCTCCTGTACCGTGTGCAATTAAAAAGCgctttttttccttaaGCATTTCAATATTATGTACTTTTGAGTTCTCATAACCATCTTCATTCAAGATTGGTAAATTCATGTACCTCTCTGTGTAAATACTGTCGTACAAATGCCAATCCGTAACAGGAGCGACAGCCATTCCGTACGAAAGCACGTTGGAAGTCTCCAGTGTTTTCAACGTTAGATAGCCACCAAAACTCCAGCCCCAAATAGCAATTTTGTCTCGGTCAACAAACGGAAGATGCGCCCAATGTTCAGCAGCACTTGCTTGGTCCTTTGCTTCCAATACACCTAGATTTTGATATACAGATTGGCGGAAATTATTCCCACTAAATCCGGTTCCTCTACCATCAACAGTCACTACTATATACTCAAAATCTGGATGCGAAGCTAGATATGTTTGGAAGTCCACACGGAAAAGTTTAGACACCTGTTGAGAACCGGGCCCGCCGTAAgcgaaaaacaaaacaggGTACTTATGGGAAGGATTGAAATTTGTCGGCTTTCGCTCCATGTAAGGCAGTATGgtattgtttacattgaGTTTGCCATATTCGATTTGCGGCAGATTGTACGATGCCAACATTTTATGCAAATGTTTGTTATCTTCAATTCGAACTGCAAAATCGCTTTTCTGAATAGAACGAAGTTCCTGCCAAGGGATTTTTGGACCTTGATAATTCAATACATAAAAATTACCTGAAGGAGAGAAACTAGTCGAGTAGTAACCATCCTGTACACCATCATCAGTAACATTATGTACTTCATAATCATCCAAGGAAACGTAGTATAAATGGCGTTCTGATGAATCTTTCAGCGTTCCAATGAAATACAAGTATACTCGAAAAGCATCGATGGATAATGGTCCTTCGGTAACGTCCCAAGTTCCAGAAGTCAGAAAGATGGGAGAAGATTCGTTGAAAGGAATGAAAGCCAAATGATTGTTATCTTGATAAGGCataatatcaaaaaatccattGGTCCACATTTGATACCTTGGATCATTCTCAGGCAGTGTCTTTGCACATTGTTGCACCTCAAACCATCCATCGGTAAGACACTCACTAAAAACGGTCGAAATTGATTTCGTTTCCAAGTGTAATAAATCAGCCTTCTTGCAGGTACTGTTGCGATTGGTAAACTGTACAAGTGTGGTTGAGTCATTGATCCAGAGCAAATTTTGTACCAccgtttcttcaaaaatatgGTCATTCCAAGAATGCAACGAATACGTGTCATCAGACTCCAAATCGGAAAATAGTAACGAAACAGTTGGGTTCGGTTGACCAGCTTTTGGGTACTTGATTTGAATGTCCTTGTTATAATTAAATTCAAAACTTGAAGTATCACTTTCGCTAGTATATAAGGGAAACTGGTAGATTGGCGTAGCACTTTCGTTTAACCTAAGAAATGCCAATTTACGAGCGTCTGGAGACCACCATATTGTCGAAGGGCTTGATAGAACCTCTTCCTCATAAATCCAGTCAGACAATCCATAAAACACACTTTCATTTCCATCGGTCGTAAGTCTCATAATTTCCTTACTTTCTGTGAGAACGTGTAGGTTATTTTCATATACAAAAGCctaaagtaagaaaaaagttagcTATCAATACTTGTTATAAAGTATTACTTACCAATCGATGTCCTGTGGGTGACCAAACGGCCAAGCTTACACGCAGAGTTTCTTCCTCGGGGACTAGCGGTCtcacttctttttcaatggtatcaaataaataataagaAGCTGTAAATGAGTGTCTCCACCTCTGGGTTTTGTTCACGtataataaaacaaatcgAGCATCTGCAGAAACAGAATATCCATCATAAACGATACGTCGATCCTTGTACACAAGATCAGCATCAGAAAATAGTAATTCATCTAAATTAAAAGGATCGCGAAGATATAAAGATTCATTCTCTTTCACAAGAAACGTATCACTATATTTCTCATTGTATATCCAATCAATCTGTTTATACGTAGGTCGAAACTTTTGCAATACGATGTCTTCCAAATTCAATGGCTCCTTATGGTTATTTCCTGTATTATTAATAAGGATGCCATATCTCAAGAAAACTAAGGtgagcaagaaaaaaatagagaCTGATATGGATTTGAACACAGCCTTTCCTTGTGTTCCTTTGAGTGTAAATTTCATTCTATTGAACCTTCGTAACAACCCTAGAATATATAGATCGTAATGAATTTCGTTCAGGCAATTGCACAATATgcaaaatgaagaagagcaatTCAGTAGCTAAATTAGAGGATACAATTTATGCAGTGATgcgtaaagaaaaacagatatgaaagaatgaaaataaagaaagaagtaGTTTGCTTGAAAATATCCAAATcgaaaatgcaaataaGTATCAGCTTTACATACGCCggataagaaaaaaagagcaatTAACCtgctgctttttttttggatctTTAGTTAACCAACTTGATTTTCCACTAAATTATGTTCAAATTTAGAGACTCACAACCACTTGATTTGAAGGTTCATTTCCCCGTTATTAATAGATGGCGAAGATAATATAATACTATCAAAAATTATGGCTAAATTCTTATCTGACAATTCAACACTACCTTCTAAGAACAATTCACCAACTAAACAAGTGAATTGGTTCAGTGAATAAATTAGAGAATTTCTCATGGGAGATTCTAGTTTGGTGAGTAGTCCAGACATTAAGTCTGGGCAGCTTTATATAAAGCTCCCCACACTGTGTCATTTGTACATTTGGCCGTTTGCCTTGTTCGTTTATC contains:
- a CDS encoding mitochondrial NTPase Obg family, giving the protein MNYFGTRIVLQNRCASARPKVLRSFSSCQAFLANQNVSRNRLGRPGNHLKIGIVGMPNIGKSTLFQMLTKTNLGKPANYPFATIDPVSAKVPVPDPRYELLCERMKPEKRIPAQLTVYDTAGLVRNASKGQGLGNAFLSNIRTVDAIFQLVRAFPEPDVTHVEETVDPLRDLQIIQEELLLKDAEFVESFLKKESRSSKVPAKAKEVAKKVLQCVLDNGCPVSKCSWLDEEVPFLNSFNLLTAKPVVYLVNMDEDDFLQKNKEPLQRIEAWVKKHSTGDTILPLSVIFEEQLFLLSPEELEEECSNLHVSSQLPKIIQSGYSALSLMHYFTAGNSIVQAWTIPVETKAPDAAGAIHTDFKKKFVAGEITDFEDFQNYGTLEACKAIGKSVVKGKDYVVQPGDIIYWRIAR
- the iph1 gene encoding insulinase-like protein, producing MTAASPVKIVADKQTVPSLDDREYRLIQLENELEVLLIRDPETDNASAALDVHIGSQSNPKELLGLAHFCEHLLFMGTKKYPDENEYRKYLETNNGMSNAYTASNDTNYYFEVSHDALYGALDRFSQFFIDPLFLEECKDREILAVDSEHSKNLQSDDWRFWRLYGVLSHQDHVFNKFNTGNVKTLGDVPKDMGLDVREELLKFYDKYYSANLMKLVIIGREPLDTLQGWATEFFSPIKNKSVPRPRHPGSPYQEEQLRKICYIKPVKNLRRIDLLFPIPGQYSQYECRPADYVCHLLGHEGEGSYLAYLKQLGLGTSLVAGSITVTEDADIIVVSVSLTEEGLANYERVIRILFEYVQLLQHTTAHKFLFEETRIMSEAQFKTRQKTYASQYAHSVASKMQQSYPRDKIIYSASVLTNFDMDAIQDVIDCFRPDNFIVILSSHSLEKDFNQKEEFYGLEYLVEPLESSFLESLRTCKPPKELHLPAPNEFIPWSLEVEREPIKEKAKSPSLIRNDEFARLWHKKDDTFWVPKANVFIQFISPAARKSPKISIITSLYVRLVEDALNEYSYPAALAGLSFVLLPSSRGISLYLSGFTDKLHVLLEKVVTVMRDLRIHFQRFDIIKNRLEQELKDYDALEAYPRSSSVLTWLTEHPVWMNSELREAIKDVSIEDTYQFISEFTEQIFIESLIHGNYVKDDAKALIETAQNLLNPKPVFASQLTRKREVVLPEGSNYIYKTVVPNEQDKNSAIMYALQIAPMDDQKSGALTRLARQLMKEPSFSILRTKEQLGYIVFTLLRQSTPYIYLTVFVQSERSSSYLETRIRALLDHLKESFAQISEKEFNDHKTSLINFMLEKYTNLREESSMYWLRTADGFYDYTRLEKQAELVSSITKEELYEFFVNRIHYDGKLTNKLSVHVISQRCEDQEYEIPGAETIKNGNIFKESLPFSKAAAPIEPFSDIDEALFMN
- the mpp6 gene encoding nuclear exosome-associated RNA binding protein Mpp6, producing the protein MSSKLMSMKFMQKARGIDPRQTEEELSKPIVTDEHWSLKKAPDAPSNKSACKFEYESSYGSLISESEDKGNTQETDGPAVAGRASFGLFNKELEGNKKESAENEENDEEQESDAPYKMEGLETTERERRNQERLSKMVRGKSSTQVKPKNDGHKKRKATDMDRDIISLDTEKSEATAKPKKKKNKSKKKKN
- the gor1 gene encoding glyoxylate reductase gives rise to the protein MPSSSTKPSVLLVGSLPHAHKEWKALSEHADLKVFSDESREEFYKKCKTEFQDVKAIIRTFKSKFFMGIFDEEVIEHLPSSVKFICHIGAGYETVNVDACTKRGIRVANCPLAVDDATADTGIFLMLGAFRRFNQGLFSLRERRWNHDCRQPSHDPEGKTLGILGMGGIGRTVAKRARAFDMNIIYYNRHPLNEKDAGGAKYVQFNELLAQSDVLYLSLPLNKHTHHIIGKEEFKKMKRGIIIVNTARGPVMDEEALVDALKEGVVYSAGLDVYENEPQVHPGLIENPDVILLPHLGTNSLETQHKMETFSLENLKSGVVNDKLITPVPEQRDMQL
- a CDS encoding methyltransferase with rhodanese domain, which codes for MEKVAGLISKDTVRWVSFIAQGRLKCLDVRPRKEFQIRHLYGSVNIPSTSIAGCWFQLPAKQEGFVVLEQDGTYIDDEEGDSCSEQLRQKGWKIEGSIRANTEFWQWIEQKGLIEQGESKRLLFEPSPHFKETIPVIEESLSKSEARALDIGCGSGRDLAWLCSRESKIRYKVTGVDAEKRAIYRFSSLFETLGYEDRIEHRQIAKMDPVGKWKCYNIEGKRDTNIPELSTLDLVKLFGTFSVTESSLQDEKYDLVVQIRFLHRLLLTQTDQLLCDNGFLFLCTFVNDGIHDYEYPKGQEHRLELGEAAQLVRSSSPSMKILKEEIGFIEDGRPVQVLLAQKQVNAP
- the dpp2 gene encoding dipeptidyl peptidase, producing the protein MKFTLKGTQGKAVFKSISVSIFFLLTLVFLRYGILINNTGNNHKEPLNLEDIVLQKFRPTYKQIDWIYNEKYSDTFLVKENESLYLRDPFNLDELLFSDADLVYKDRRIVYDGYSVSADARFVLLYVNKTQRWRHSFTASYYLFDTIEKEVRPLVPEEETLRVSLAVWSPTGHRLAFVYENNLHVLTESKEIMRLTTDGNESVFYGLSDWIYEEEVLSSPSTIWWSPDARKLAFLRLNESATPIYQFPLYTSESDTSSFEFNYNKDIQIKYPKAGQPNPTVSLLFSDLESDDTYSLHSWNDHIFEETVVQNLLWINDSTTLVQFTNRNSTCKKADLLHLETKSISTVFSECLTDGWFEVQQCAKTLPENDPRYQMWTNGFFDIMPYQDNNHLAFIPFNESSPIFLTSGTWDVTEGPLSIDAFRVYLYFIGTLKDSSERHLYYVSLDDYEVHNVTDDGVQDGYYSTSFSPSGNFYVLNYQGPKIPWQELRSIQKSDFAVRIEDNKHLHKMLASYNLPQIEYGKLNVNNTILPYMERKPTNFNPSHKYPVLFFAYGGPGSQQVSKLFRVDFQTYLASHPDFEYIVVTVDGRGTGFSGNNFRQSVYQNLGVLEAKDQASAAEHWAHLPFVDRDKIAIWGWSFGGYLTLKTLETSNVLSYGMAVAPVTDWHLYDSIYTERYMNLPILNEDGYENSKVHNIEMLKEKKRFLIAHGTGDDNVHFQHVMHFMDQLNLANCYNYDMAVFPDSAHSISYHNASLAIYHRLSEWIFTAL